A portion of the Paenibacillus hamazuiensis genome contains these proteins:
- a CDS encoding NAD(P)-dependent oxidoreductase yields the protein MGLTKETARIGFIGTGVMGQSMVRNLIKAGYELHVYSRTKSKTDELVALGAKWHDTPAELARETNVVITMVGYPHDVEEIYLGEAGVVRHAQPGAYLIDMTTSSPSLARRIEKEAALRGCHSLDAPVSGGDVGAREARLSIMVGGETEVFDAVKPIFEALGTNIVHQGPAGAGQHTKMCNQIAIASNMIGVCEALAYAKKAGLDQATVLKSIETGAAGSWSLSNLGPRMIAGNFEPGFYIKHFIKDLGIALQAAEEMGLETHGVKLAKSLYGQLAAHGKEDKGTQALYTLYI from the coding sequence ATGGGTTTGACGAAGGAAACCGCACGCATCGGATTTATCGGCACGGGAGTTATGGGCCAGAGCATGGTACGCAATTTAATCAAAGCCGGCTATGAGCTGCATGTTTACAGCCGAACGAAATCGAAAACGGACGAGCTTGTCGCGCTCGGCGCGAAATGGCACGATACGCCGGCGGAGCTGGCTAGGGAAACGAACGTCGTGATTACGATGGTCGGCTACCCGCACGACGTGGAGGAGATTTACCTCGGTGAAGCGGGAGTCGTCCGCCATGCGCAGCCAGGCGCTTATCTTATCGACATGACGACCTCCAGCCCGTCGCTCGCGCGGCGCATCGAGAAGGAAGCGGCGCTGCGGGGCTGCCATTCGCTGGATGCTCCGGTTTCCGGCGGCGACGTGGGAGCGCGGGAGGCGCGCCTGTCGATCATGGTCGGCGGCGAGACGGAAGTATTCGACGCCGTCAAGCCGATTTTCGAAGCGCTCGGCACCAACATCGTTCATCAGGGACCGGCCGGAGCGGGCCAGCATACGAAAATGTGCAATCAGATTGCAATCGCTTCCAACATGATCGGCGTCTGCGAGGCGCTCGCCTACGCGAAGAAAGCCGGTCTTGATCAGGCGACGGTGCTGAAGAGCATCGAAACCGGCGCGGCCGGCAGTTGGTCGCTCAGCAACTTGGGGCCGCGTATGATTGCCGGCAATTTCGAGCCGGGTTTTTACATCAAGCATTTCATCAAGGATCTCGGCATCGCGCTGCAGGCTGCAGAGGAGATGGGTCTGGAAACGCATGGCGTGAAGCTCGCCAAATCGCTGTACGGGCAGCTCGCCGCACATGGAAAAGAAGACAAGGGCACACAGGCGTTGTACACACTTTATATATAA
- a CDS encoding VOC family protein, producing the protein MSEFMAAASGEFRRLGLPVRTSKPGLTMFDFEGSYLMIEHNGVASATAKSRAQNPTVIRLNVYDFEESVREMTERGVEVSVRRFDWGGTIGAITDPEGNRIEIKQAS; encoded by the coding sequence GTGTCGGAATTCATGGCGGCGGCATCCGGGGAGTTTCGCCGCTTAGGGCTGCCCGTAAGAACGAGCAAACCGGGTCTGACGATGTTCGACTTCGAGGGCAGCTATTTGATGATCGAACATAACGGAGTCGCATCGGCAACGGCGAAATCAAGGGCGCAAAATCCGACGGTTATCCGCTTGAACGTTTACGATTTTGAAGAATCGGTTCGGGAGATGACCGAACGCGGCGTGGAAGTAAGCGTGCGCCGGTTCGACTGGGGGGGGACCATCGGCGCCATCACCGATCCCGAAGGAAACCGGATTGAGATCAAACAAGCAAGCTGA
- a CDS encoding serine/threonine protein kinase encodes MKELPIEIALDDVIFPLKKQHDFTWLQSLGRVFRVFDRQDSGNISFGVQADGVKRFVKYAGAETVRSNYDPQAAVANLRQAMPLYEKLRHRRLVRLLDYFEAGEQGYAAVFEWFEGENLGRNQPGSPFILFRQLPVKERLAALDCIFEFHAHVEACGFVAVDFYDGSILYDFATKSTKICDIDLYRQPFVNTVGRLWGSSRFMAPEEFEMGAVIDRRTNVYNMGAAAFEFVGGGRDRSLDIWEAADELYHVAVRAVEPDREKRYPSVAEFFSAWRQAQS; translated from the coding sequence ATGAAAGAACTTCCGATTGAAATCGCGTTGGATGACGTTATATTCCCGCTGAAGAAACAGCACGACTTTACCTGGCTGCAAAGCTTAGGACGGGTGTTCCGCGTATTCGACCGGCAGGACTCGGGCAACATCAGCTTCGGTGTTCAAGCCGATGGAGTAAAGCGGTTCGTCAAATATGCCGGCGCTGAAACCGTCCGTTCCAATTACGATCCGCAAGCCGCTGTCGCGAATTTACGGCAAGCGATGCCGTTGTACGAGAAGCTGCGGCATCGCCGCTTGGTGCGGTTGCTCGATTATTTCGAAGCAGGTGAGCAAGGCTATGCCGCAGTCTTCGAATGGTTCGAGGGGGAAAATCTCGGCCGGAATCAGCCGGGCTCTCCTTTTATCCTCTTTAGACAATTGCCTGTAAAGGAGCGGCTTGCCGCGCTGGACTGCATATTTGAGTTCCACGCTCATGTGGAAGCGTGCGGTTTCGTCGCCGTTGATTTTTACGACGGCAGCATCCTGTATGATTTCGCAACGAAATCGACAAAGATCTGCGACATCGATTTGTACCGGCAGCCTTTCGTCAATACGGTAGGGAGACTTTGGGGCTCATCGCGGTTTATGGCGCCAGAGGAATTCGAAATGGGGGCAGTCATTGACAGAAGGACAAATGTGTATAACATGGGAGCGGCGGCCTTTGAGTTTGTTGGCGGGGGACGCGACCGTTCGCTCGACATATGGGAGGCGGCGGATGAGCTTTATCACGTTGCTGTGCGTGCGGTAGAACCGGACAGGGAGAAGAGATACCCGTCCGTGGCGGAGTTTTTTTCAGCCTGGCGGCAGGCGCAAAGTTAA
- a CDS encoding WG repeat-containing protein, producing MIANETQIRRIRMHLPQGAELLTIERPFPHPAAVAADLDGDGIAELAGAYRLEGQVYVIVLKRQGSTWIAAARLHNSGYNVTVLTAATVSIRNRQNLLVGWQAGASWSQLSVYDWAREGVRDIAPADTYFSFLETEDMPGPAGRDGLAELALWIHDTGDAYRVEVIRRQHGRWTEARDVYPHYFRRVAGYYERMVRRFPDYGFYWYYLADAQIKVGMRNAAIASLRKALSFRQPYPSREKLEQMLEQLEAGAATRGPALFPASVKTASGTKWGYIDSQGRMVIRPQYDDALDFQDNGLAIVQVNGRSGLIDTSGHFADQPVYDSISPFSEGRAVVIDKQGFKLMDTSGRIVTGKAYDYISAVRGGRAVFSEVSGGVNRYGYLDLQGREVIPAQYMQADDFHDGKAVVKVKEGEFVLIDPSGKRLAAYPYSNVGSLREGLMPFQKEQSGRMGYIDEQGHVVISPAYTGALPFRDGRAVVSTAENYNYRYGLIDRQGKIIIHPEFNDIRQLGEMRVAVGKPVDPAKPYVGSLFAIADNDGRFLTDYQYYDVTEYERGLASAYDRTHTFFIDKSGLPAPGLPRLSGSGNLRMADGLIQANVDQRLSYLNRSGRAIWSQNTVIPLVPPYRIKEEKYKPNKDYLVYYPQIEGMADTAAQQKANATLREMSGVKSVPAGVQLDYSYTGDFDVTFFQKHLVVLNMNAYNFPFGAAHGMPSKLYAHVDLASSRFYELKDLFKPGRDYVQVLSGIVGRKIKEDPQYSYVFPGSYKGIKPNQPFYVTQNALHLYFEPYEIAPYAAGFPTFTIPYAEIMTIIAVDEPFWRSFH from the coding sequence ATGATCGCTAACGAAACGCAAATTCGTCGGATCCGGATGCATTTGCCGCAAGGCGCGGAGCTGCTTACGATAGAGCGGCCGTTTCCTCATCCGGCCGCGGTGGCGGCGGATTTGGACGGCGACGGCATCGCGGAGCTGGCCGGGGCTTACCGCCTTGAGGGGCAGGTCTACGTCATCGTGCTGAAAAGACAGGGCAGCACATGGATAGCAGCGGCCCGTTTGCATAACTCGGGCTATAATGTGACGGTGCTGACCGCCGCTACGGTTTCAATCCGTAACCGGCAAAATTTGCTCGTCGGCTGGCAGGCCGGCGCGAGCTGGTCGCAGCTGTCGGTTTACGACTGGGCCCGCGAAGGGGTTCGCGACATCGCCCCGGCAGATACTTACTTCAGCTTCCTGGAAACGGAGGATATGCCGGGGCCGGCCGGAAGGGACGGCCTGGCGGAGCTGGCGCTGTGGATCCACGATACGGGGGACGCTTACCGCGTGGAGGTGATCCGGCGGCAGCACGGCCGGTGGACGGAGGCCCGCGACGTATATCCGCATTATTTTCGCCGGGTTGCCGGCTATTATGAGCGGATGGTCCGCCGGTTTCCGGACTACGGGTTTTACTGGTATTACCTCGCCGACGCGCAAATCAAGGTGGGAATGAGAAATGCGGCGATCGCTTCGCTGCGCAAGGCGCTCAGCTTCCGGCAGCCTTATCCGTCCAGGGAAAAGCTGGAGCAAATGCTTGAGCAGCTGGAGGCTGGGGCTGCGACGAGGGGACCGGCTCTGTTCCCGGCATCGGTGAAAACGGCGAGCGGCACAAAGTGGGGATACATCGACAGCCAAGGCCGGATGGTTATCCGGCCGCAGTACGACGATGCTCTCGATTTTCAGGACAACGGCCTCGCCATCGTTCAGGTCAATGGACGAAGCGGCCTCATCGATACGTCCGGGCATTTTGCAGATCAGCCGGTTTACGATTCAATCAGCCCGTTTTCCGAAGGCCGTGCGGTCGTGATCGACAAGCAAGGATTTAAGCTGATGGACACATCCGGGCGCATCGTTACGGGCAAAGCATATGATTATATATCCGCCGTACGCGGCGGAAGGGCCGTGTTTTCAGAAGTAAGCGGCGGTGTCAACCGTTACGGTTATCTCGACCTGCAGGGGCGAGAGGTCATTCCTGCGCAGTATATGCAGGCGGATGACTTTCATGACGGCAAAGCGGTTGTGAAGGTGAAGGAAGGCGAATTTGTTTTGATCGATCCTTCCGGCAAAAGGCTTGCGGCTTATCCGTATTCCAATGTCGGTTCGCTGCGCGAAGGGCTGATGCCGTTCCAAAAGGAACAATCCGGCAGGATGGGCTACATCGACGAACAGGGGCACGTCGTCATCTCTCCCGCCTATACGGGAGCGCTGCCGTTCCGCGACGGCCGGGCCGTCGTGAGTACAGCCGAAAATTATAACTACCGGTACGGTTTGATAGACAGGCAAGGTAAAATCATCATCCATCCGGAGTTTAACGACATCCGCCAGCTTGGCGAGATGAGGGTCGCCGTCGGCAAGCCGGTCGATCCGGCTAAACCCTATGTCGGCTCACTGTTCGCGATTGCCGATAACGATGGCCGCTTTCTTACCGACTACCAATATTACGATGTCACGGAATACGAGCGGGGTTTGGCGTCGGCTTACGACCGGACGCATACGTTTTTTATCGACAAAAGCGGTCTTCCGGCTCCCGGTCTTCCTCGTCTGAGCGGCAGCGGAAACCTGCGGATGGCGGACGGTCTCATCCAGGCGAACGTAGATCAGAGGTTGTCTTACCTGAACCGATCCGGACGTGCGATCTGGAGCCAAAACACGGTCATTCCGCTTGTCCCGCCGTACCGGATAAAGGAAGAGAAGTATAAACCCAATAAGGATTATTTGGTCTATTACCCGCAAATCGAAGGAATGGCCGATACCGCCGCGCAGCAAAAGGCGAACGCGACGCTGAGGGAGATGTCCGGGGTCAAAAGTGTGCCTGCCGGTGTGCAGCTTGATTATTCGTATACCGGCGATTTCGACGTAACATTTTTCCAAAAGCATCTGGTCGTTCTGAACATGAACGCCTACAATTTCCCGTTCGGCGCCGCGCACGGCATGCCGTCCAAGCTTTATGCTCATGTCGATCTGGCTAGCAGCCGCTTCTACGAGCTAAAAGATTTGTTCAAGCCGGGCAGAGACTACGTGCAGGTGCTGAGCGGCATCGTCGGCAGGAAAATAAAAGAGGACCCGCAATATTCCTACGTATTTCCGGGCAGCTATAAAGGCATCAAGCCGAATCAGCCGTTTTATGTAACGCAGAACGCTTTGCATTTGTATTTCGAGCCGTATGAAATCGCTCCGTACGCGGCCGGCTTCCCGACTTTCACGATTCCTTATGCGGAGATTATGACTATTATCGCGGTTGACGAACCATTCTGGAGGTCGTTCCATTGA
- a CDS encoding ABC transporter permease, producing MTARTAANTAPLKRQKTAWRKRSAMVRIWQNYELYLFLIPTLAYFILFHYVPMYGVQIAFKNFIAVKGISGSPWVGFDHFERFFASYQFMTVLRNTLGISLYELLVAFPAPIALALLLNQVTSERFKKFVQTVTYAPHFISVVVVVGMLYLFLSPKHGLVNIALQGLGMEPIYFMAKAEWFKTIFVFSGIWQNLGWATIIYLAALSGVNPDLHEAAVVDGATKVQRIRHIDLPSIMPTIMILLILNVGHMMSVGFEKVYLMQNQLNVDSSEVIQTYVYKSGLLNAQFSYSAAIGLFNSVVNFILLITVNQLAKKMKQASLW from the coding sequence TTGACAGCAAGAACCGCTGCGAACACGGCGCCGCTGAAGCGGCAAAAAACGGCATGGCGGAAACGTTCGGCGATGGTGCGGATATGGCAAAACTATGAGCTGTACCTGTTTTTGATTCCGACTTTGGCGTATTTCATCCTATTCCATTATGTTCCGATGTACGGCGTGCAAATTGCGTTTAAAAACTTTATCGCGGTGAAAGGCATTTCCGGCAGCCCATGGGTAGGATTCGATCACTTTGAGCGGTTTTTCGCATCGTATCAGTTTATGACGGTGCTTCGCAACACGCTCGGCATCAGCTTGTACGAGCTGCTCGTGGCGTTCCCGGCTCCGATTGCTCTGGCGCTGCTGCTTAACCAGGTGACGAGCGAGCGTTTTAAAAAATTCGTGCAAACCGTCACCTACGCTCCGCATTTTATTTCCGTCGTCGTTGTCGTCGGCATGCTGTACCTGTTTTTGTCGCCGAAGCACGGACTTGTCAATATCGCGCTGCAGGGGCTCGGCATGGAACCGATTTATTTCATGGCCAAGGCGGAATGGTTCAAGACGATTTTCGTGTTCTCGGGCATATGGCAAAACCTCGGGTGGGCGACGATCATTTATTTGGCTGCATTGTCCGGAGTGAATCCCGATCTGCACGAAGCGGCCGTCGTGGATGGAGCCACGAAGGTTCAGCGCATTCGCCATATCGACCTGCCCAGCATCATGCCGACGATTATGATTTTGCTTATCCTGAATGTCGGCCATATGATGAGCGTCGGCTTCGAGAAGGTGTACCTGATGCAAAACCAGCTGAACGTCGACTCGTCGGAGGTCATTCAGACCTACGTGTACAAGTCCGGCTTGCTGAATGCGCAGTTCAGCTACTCGGCGGCTATCGGACTGTTCAACTCCGTGGTCAACTTTATTTTGCTCATTACGGTCAACCAATTGGCCAAAAAAATGAAGCAAGCCAGCTTATGGTAA
- a CDS encoding MFS transporter has translation MEAWRRNLYILWFGNFFCSVGISMIIPFLPLYVQELGVHDPNKAALWSAMIFGINHLMIALVSPFWGKFSDTYGQKLSLVRAGFGLSVIIAAMGFVHTPLQLLLLRALFGTMGGFMSNTVALVAIETPKEHTGKALGTLQTGQVSGQLLGPLLGGVMAEWLGMRNSFFFTGFFIFVAAALILFGVKETRQYPRFSFKHLWNRGGVLPDEKKPAARNTSLRELVRTTPAVLTLFVSTLLIAASFQSISPIISLYVKSMHIEKHIELMAGLIFASSALGTMIAAPFLGRLGDRYGHLLVLLSSLFMISVLYIPQARITDPWVLMATRFLSGLCVGGLIPSISSLLRKLTSREIQGTVFAYNTSANSLGNVSGSLFGGVVAGHFGIPVVFYIISGVFFLHFVMLAVQFRKINRAQLSRESAPQ, from the coding sequence ATGGAAGCATGGCGACGCAACTTGTACATCTTGTGGTTCGGAAACTTTTTTTGTTCCGTAGGCATCAGCATGATCATTCCTTTTTTGCCGTTATACGTCCAGGAGCTTGGCGTTCATGATCCGAACAAGGCCGCGCTTTGGTCGGCGATGATTTTCGGCATCAACCATCTGATGATTGCGCTTGTTTCACCGTTTTGGGGAAAATTTTCCGATACTTACGGGCAAAAGCTGTCGCTCGTGCGGGCGGGCTTCGGCCTCTCGGTGATCATTGCGGCGATGGGCTTCGTCCATACGCCGCTTCAGCTGCTGCTGCTACGCGCGTTATTCGGGACGATGGGCGGATTCATGTCCAACACTGTCGCGCTGGTGGCGATCGAGACGCCGAAGGAGCATACGGGCAAGGCGCTCGGGACGCTGCAAACCGGCCAGGTGTCCGGGCAACTGCTCGGACCGCTGCTTGGCGGGGTAATGGCGGAATGGCTCGGCATGCGCAATTCGTTCTTTTTTACCGGATTTTTCATATTTGTGGCAGCGGCACTGATCTTGTTCGGCGTCAAAGAGACGAGGCAATATCCCCGTTTCAGCTTCAAACATTTATGGAACCGCGGCGGCGTATTGCCGGACGAAAAGAAACCTGCCGCTCGGAACACGTCCCTTCGCGAGCTGGTGAGGACAACTCCGGCGGTTCTGACCTTATTCGTCTCGACGCTGCTGATTGCTGCGAGCTTTCAAAGCATCAGCCCGATCATTTCGCTGTATGTCAAAAGCATGCACATCGAAAAGCACATCGAGCTGATGGCCGGCCTTATCTTCGCCTCGAGCGCGCTAGGCACGATGATCGCCGCGCCTTTTTTGGGAAGGCTTGGCGACCGCTACGGCCACCTGCTGGTGCTGCTTAGCTCGCTGTTTATGATCTCGGTGCTGTACATTCCGCAGGCGCGGATCACCGACCCTTGGGTGCTGATGGCGACCCGCTTTTTATCGGGGCTGTGCGTGGGCGGCCTCATCCCGTCGATCAGCTCGCTGCTGCGCAAGCTGACTTCGCGCGAGATCCAGGGGACCGTATTCGCTTACAATACGAGCGCCAACTCGCTGGGCAACGTATCCGGTTCACTTTTCGGCGGGGTGGTGGCGGGCCATTTCGGCATCCCGGTTGTCTTCTACATCATTTCCGGCGTGTTTTTCCTGCATTTTGTCATGCTGGCCGTGCAGTTCCGCAAGATCAACCGCGCGCAGCTCAGCCGCGAATCCGCGCCGCAATAG
- the larA gene encoding nickel-dependent lactate racemase translates to METFLQYGKTSLSVTVPDSSVVIEPRFLAGLSDEKAAVQQALLSPIGLPPLKDLVKSTDKVAIVISDITRPTPNDKLVPWLLEELAHVPDEQFVVINGTGTHRDQTREEFVQMLGEKVVSRVRVVNHHCHNKDELVHLGRSSFGCDVYLNKEYVEADFRIVTGFIEPHFFAGFSGGPKGIMPGIAGIETILTFHNARMIGDPLATWGNMENNPLQRMAREVNGMCKPDFMLNVTLNKDKAITQVFAGELFEAHEKGCAFAKEHAMVPVSERFDVVITSNSGYPLDQNLYQAVKGMSAAHKIVKQGGTIICAAECSDGIPNHGNYTEILQMRATPKDILEMIGDPSFQKFDQWQVQKQAVVQVWADVYVYSSLPDEDVKQAMLKPTHDIAATLEQLKARYGENMSVAVLPLGPLTIPYVSGT, encoded by the coding sequence TTGGAAACCTTTTTGCAATATGGGAAAACGTCGCTTTCCGTTACCGTCCCGGACAGCTCCGTGGTCATAGAACCGCGATTTTTGGCGGGGCTTTCGGATGAGAAGGCGGCGGTTCAGCAGGCGCTGCTCAGTCCGATCGGGCTGCCGCCGCTTAAGGACTTGGTGAAATCGACCGACAAGGTGGCGATCGTCATCAGCGACATCACCCGGCCGACGCCGAACGATAAATTGGTTCCGTGGCTGCTCGAAGAGTTGGCGCATGTCCCGGACGAGCAATTCGTCGTCATTAACGGGACGGGGACCCACCGCGATCAAACGCGCGAGGAGTTCGTGCAGATGCTCGGGGAGAAGGTCGTGAGCCGCGTAAGGGTTGTCAATCATCACTGCCATAACAAGGACGAGCTTGTCCACCTCGGGCGCAGCTCGTTCGGCTGCGACGTATATTTGAACAAGGAGTACGTGGAAGCCGACTTCCGCATCGTGACGGGGTTTATCGAGCCGCACTTTTTTGCGGGTTTCTCCGGCGGGCCGAAGGGCATCATGCCCGGCATCGCGGGCATCGAGACGATTCTCACTTTCCATAATGCGCGGATGATCGGAGATCCGCTCGCAACATGGGGCAACATGGAGAACAACCCTCTGCAGCGGATGGCGCGCGAGGTGAACGGCATGTGCAAGCCGGATTTCATGCTGAACGTAACGCTGAACAAGGACAAGGCGATAACGCAGGTGTTCGCCGGCGAGCTGTTCGAAGCGCATGAGAAAGGCTGCGCATTTGCCAAGGAGCACGCGATGGTACCGGTTTCGGAACGTTTCGACGTCGTCATTACTTCCAACTCCGGTTATCCGCTCGACCAAAACTTGTACCAAGCGGTTAAAGGAATGAGCGCGGCCCACAAAATCGTGAAGCAGGGCGGAACGATCATCTGTGCGGCCGAATGCTCCGACGGCATCCCGAACCACGGCAACTACACGGAAATTTTGCAAATGAGAGCGACGCCCAAGGACATATTGGAAATGATTGGCGACCCTTCGTTCCAAAAGTTCGACCAATGGCAGGTGCAAAAGCAGGCGGTCGTGCAGGTGTGGGCGGACGTGTACGTCTACTCCTCGCTGCCGGATGAAGATGTGAAACAGGCGATGCTGAAGCCGACGCACGATATCGCAGCGACTTTGGAGCAACTGAAGGCGCGATACGGCGAAAACATGTCGGTCGCGGTACTTCCGCTCGGTCCGCTGACGATTCCTTATGTGAGCGGCACATAA
- a CDS encoding helix-turn-helix domain-containing protein encodes MRRGTFQLTPVFYKYLLSYVAVLLIPLGLLGYNGSLQLSEIVNHYVEWTNKEMLSQLADSVDTKIIEMNRISARISANPELTPYAVTKDAFSTYQAKQLLDYKVSNDFIQELLYYIRGQHTLVSSVSTYRVPNFINDIYRFHNWPEAEFLDDLNSIRKPTLRTAEDVTFVSSSKEKYISYLLPIPMGSVNPYGTVIFLIKESSILSYLKPDAFPRSGNMIIYDEKNRVVTSYKGDSHIKEDAMQSFANPEGEPFSVQKIDGVDYFVSRLKSDLTGWTYVSALPVGEIMKPFNAVVAKWMRTLLVILLIGSAAIYTALRYNYNPIKKLAQLAETHLGKPLSRTNELEAVHTLIDRMMLSNRELGQKWEKHRSALYEHLLFSLLKGEIETREQLSERSAEAGVPLSFDYAAQGVFVVEGSEHSGAVKRQLAETIACRSGPGIAVYSKESLENDRMIFLVSTDFSEQQLGRWMDDWHGAIYRDFGIRLSCGVGLLRQELNQLGRSFIEASTAADYKFIRGSGQIIYFREVASDHASTLYDSSHNMEHLSYLLREGKTGQIADTLTHFAQRIKTGGTTLFVARCLCFDIIHTVMKTADEMKHEFPEITGKFPDVLTLMKFHTAQDLIELISKACIDVCQAIQERKGDPGVRMIEQMIDYLRERCHQYDFSVQTMAHDFSLSASYLSRFFKEHTGQTITDYMNTLRINQAKRLLVESDDSIKDIVQRIGYFDTSSFIRKFKAEVGVTPGEYRKMSREASK; translated from the coding sequence ATGCGAAGAGGCACCTTTCAACTGACACCGGTTTTTTACAAATATTTGCTCTCGTATGTCGCAGTTTTGCTCATTCCGCTCGGGCTGCTCGGCTACAACGGCTCGCTGCAGCTGAGCGAAATCGTCAATCATTACGTCGAATGGACGAACAAAGAAATGCTGAGCCAGCTCGCGGACAGCGTCGATACGAAGATCATCGAAATGAACCGGATTTCGGCGCGCATTTCCGCCAACCCGGAGTTAACTCCGTACGCCGTGACGAAGGACGCTTTCAGCACTTACCAAGCCAAGCAGCTGCTGGACTACAAGGTGTCGAACGATTTTATCCAGGAGCTGCTTTACTACATCAGAGGACAACATACGCTGGTTTCCTCGGTCAGCACGTACCGCGTCCCCAATTTTATCAACGATATTTACCGTTTCCACAACTGGCCGGAAGCGGAGTTTCTGGACGATCTGAACTCCATTCGCAAGCCGACGCTGCGAACCGCGGAAGACGTCACATTCGTATCGTCCTCCAAGGAAAAATATATCAGCTACCTGCTGCCCATCCCGATGGGCAGCGTCAATCCGTACGGAACGGTCATTTTTCTGATCAAGGAAAGCTCCATTCTGAGTTATCTGAAGCCGGACGCGTTCCCCAGGTCGGGCAATATGATCATTTATGACGAGAAAAATCGCGTCGTTACTTCCTACAAAGGCGACAGTCATATCAAGGAAGATGCGATGCAAAGCTTTGCAAATCCGGAAGGCGAACCGTTTTCCGTGCAAAAAATCGACGGAGTCGATTATTTCGTCTCCCGCCTGAAATCGGACCTAACCGGGTGGACGTACGTCAGCGCTTTGCCGGTCGGCGAAATTATGAAACCGTTTAACGCCGTCGTGGCCAAATGGATGCGAACGCTGCTTGTCATCCTGCTGATCGGCAGCGCAGCGATCTATACGGCGCTGAGGTACAATTACAATCCGATCAAAAAGCTGGCCCAGCTCGCCGAAACGCACTTGGGCAAGCCGTTGTCCAGAACGAATGAGCTGGAGGCGGTGCACACTCTCATCGACAGGATGATGTTGTCCAACCGGGAGCTCGGGCAAAAATGGGAAAAACACCGGTCGGCGCTTTATGAGCACCTTCTGTTCAGCTTGCTGAAGGGCGAGATCGAAACGAGGGAGCAGCTCAGCGAACGCAGCGCGGAAGCGGGTGTTCCGCTATCGTTCGACTATGCGGCTCAGGGCGTATTTGTCGTGGAGGGCTCCGAGCATAGTGGTGCCGTCAAACGGCAGCTCGCCGAAACGATCGCCTGCCGCTCCGGTCCCGGCATTGCCGTGTACAGCAAGGAGAGCCTGGAGAACGATCGGATGATCTTTCTTGTTTCCACCGACTTTTCCGAGCAGCAGCTCGGCAGGTGGATGGATGACTGGCACGGCGCGATCTACCGCGACTTCGGCATCCGGCTGAGCTGCGGCGTGGGCCTGCTGCGGCAGGAGCTGAATCAGCTTGGACGCTCCTTCATCGAGGCGTCGACTGCGGCCGACTACAAGTTCATTCGCGGAAGCGGACAAATTATTTATTTTCGCGAGGTCGCCTCAGACCACGCTTCGACGCTGTACGACTCGAGCCATAACATGGAGCATTTAAGTTATTTGCTGCGCGAAGGAAAAACCGGACAAATCGCCGATACGCTGACGCATTTCGCGCAAAGGATCAAAACCGGCGGCACGACGCTGTTCGTAGCGCGCTGTCTGTGCTTCGACATCATTCACACCGTGATGAAAACGGCGGACGAGATGAAGCACGAGTTTCCGGAAATTACAGGGAAATTCCCCGACGTGCTGACGCTGATGAAGTTTCATACCGCCCAAGATCTGATTGAGCTGATTTCGAAAGCTTGTATCGACGTTTGCCAGGCGATTCAGGAGCGCAAAGGCGATCCGGGGGTACGGATGATCGAGCAGATGATCGATTATTTGCGCGAACGCTGCCACCAGTACGATTTTTCCGTTCAGACGATGGCGCACGATTTTTCGCTGTCCGCGTCGTATTTGAGTCGTTTTTTCAAGGAACATACGGGACAGACGATTACCGATTACATGAACACGCTTCGCATCAATCAAGCGAAACGGCTGCTCGTGGAAAGCGACGATTCGATCAAAGATATCGTCCAGCGCATTGGGTATTTTGATACGTCGAGTTTCATCCGCAAGTTTAAGGCAGAAGTCGGCGTAACGCCGGGCGAGTACCGAAAAATGTCGCGGGAAGCAAGCAAATAA